One Triticum dicoccoides isolate Atlit2015 ecotype Zavitan chromosome 5B, WEW_v2.0, whole genome shotgun sequence genomic window carries:
- the LOC119309633 gene encoding uncharacterized protein LOC119309633, with amino-acid sequence MVWLLDNVYDVQHRAYMMREKDKKLEPLKIRYHGVFGPAMPYDERYTPYIKQAGLLPWILLAEDDVEEGEEKKKRERKAVGAAFTWIQNNFATCPPDATDDVIQTHARVYMWYVVSRTLFPDSTGKNAPWMWLKALTIFDSKWSWGSATLAYLYRQLDNACCRITPSAGIGGNLLLLSVWSWERLPVGRPKSVRFDPWYADEHDELRRPTWAYKWDIVSEMANDVNLMYQKYIAELDMITPEQPHPSDWVDMDKALHSNYVRWFIGTTRVEISPPAYNEDILEEPVNFEDLAKGKYNRDVRQGQGVPAVPVINYVLDDDMTLADAQARSAYVFKPRQPRRQYTPNDYDNRGNPKVVVGTSRMASLDDEAEEEAEAEAEAEEEVHEEEAHASRRKKIACKRGTRNTRGRH; translated from the exons atggtttggcttctggacaatgtctacgacgtgcaacaccgggcctacatgatgcgcgagaaggataag aagcttgaacctctgaagattcggtatcacggggtctttggtcctgccatgccttacgatgagcggtacacaccgtacatcaagcaggcaggactactcccgtggattctgttg gctgaggatgatgtagaggagggagaagagaagaagaagagggaaaggaaagcagtcggagctgctttcacgtggattcaaaataactttgcgacgtgccctccggatgccactgatgatgtgatccagacacatgctcgtgtgtatatgtggtacgttgtgtcgaggactttgtttcctgactccactggcaagaacgctccatggatgtggctgaaggcgttgaccatcttcgatagcaaatggagctggggttcagcgactcttgcctacttgtaccgacag ctcgacaatgcgtgttgcaggatcacacctagtgcaggcattggtggtaatctgcttctactttctgtatggagctgggagcgtctgcctgttggacgcccgaagagcgtcaggtttgatccttggtatgcagatgaacatgacgaattacggcgccccacgtgggcttacaagtgggatattGTTTCCGAGATGGcgaacgatgtcaatctcatgtaccaaaagtacattgccgagttggacatgattacgcctgagcag CCTCACCCATCGGATTGGGTGGACATGGacaaagcacttcatag taactacgtacgatggtttattggaactactcgagttgagataagcccgccggcatataatgaggatattcttgaagaacccgtAAACTTTGAGGATCTAGCAAAGGGGAAGTACAATAGAGATGTCAGGCAAGGGCAAGGAGTCCCTGCtgttccggtgattaactatgtg cttgatgatgacatgactttggcggatgctcaagctcggtccgcatatgtgttcaagcctaggcagcccagacgccagtacacgcccaacgactatgacaatagaggcaacccaaaggtggtcgtagggacctcgcggatggctagcttggatgatgaggcggaggaggaggcggaggcggaggcggaggcggaggaggaagtgcaCGAAGAGGAGGCTCATGCTTCTAGGAGGAAGAAGATTGCCTGCAAGCGTGGCACCAGGAACACGCGCGGAAGGCATTAG